A single window of Salvia splendens isolate huo1 chromosome 6, SspV2, whole genome shotgun sequence DNA harbors:
- the LOC121806344 gene encoding uncharacterized protein LOC121806344 isoform X1, with product MGKLEPNLLKEEIVQLQRELEGQTLVRSALEKALNQRPLIDDSSYKSLSKPAENLIKEIALLEMEVVYLEKYLLSMYRTSFSKRLSPLPKTDAQVGKTSLESVSEDSVIPSNASDPLADTGIYRSHSSLSHSAASFRASPPYGATAEALDSYHSLPLSMLEHTSEDANEAEEPRCGFRETPNWISEEMIRCISTIYSHLCDPPLYAQGEESTSGQHTREHSGSFYAMVQVCSIARELNSVQDLLHKYRCIISKLAQVDPGRLNHEEKLAFWINVHNALVMHAFIVYGVPRGSLKRISLVLKAAYDIGGHTISVDTIQSSILRCRLPRPTQWLQALFFPKAKFKARDPRKSYALKHQEARLHFALCSGCRSDPIVRLYTAKSVHQELEMAKEEYIQMNIKVHKEQKRLVVPKNVEYYIKEMGLSPLGIAEMLEHSMPHQQRGKVWRKVDYAPHDFAFHFVLCDELLR from the exons ATGGGGAAGTTGGAACCCAATCTATTGAAAGAAGAG ATTGTGCAGCTCCAGAGAGAGCTGGAGGGCCAAACTCTGGTTCGTTCCGCGCTAGAGAAGGCGCTCAATCAACGGCCCCTCATCGATGATTCCTCCTACAAATCACTCTCTAAG CCTGCAGAAAATCTCATCAAAGAAATAGCCCTCTTGGAGATGGAGGTTGTGTATCTGGAGAAGTATCTTCTGTCAATGTACAGAACAAGCTTCTCCAAAAGGCTCTCTCCTTTGCCTAAAACTGATGCTCAAGTTGGCAAGACTAGTTTAGAATCAGTGAGTGAGGATTCTGTGATTCCCTCCAATGCCTCAGACCCGTTGGCAGACACTGGTATATACCGCAGCCACTCGTCCCTCTCTCACTCGGCTGCCTCCTTCAGGGCTTCGCCTCCTTATGGAGCTACCGCCGAAGCCCTAGACTCCTACCATTCTCTCCCCTTATCCATGCTTGAG CACACGTCCGAAGACGCTAATGAAGCAGAGGAGCCTCGTTGTGGCTTCCGGGAAACCCCCAACTGGATATCTGAGGAGATGATCAGATGCATCTCAACCATCTATTCTCATCTGTGTGATCCTCCTCTCTATGCACAAGGCGAAGAGAGCACATCGGGGCAGCACACAAGAGAACATTCTGGATCATTCTACGCAATGGTCCAAGTGTGCAGCATTGCAAGGGAGCTGAATTCTGTTCAAGACCTGCTGCACAAGTACAG GTGTATCATTTCTAAACTGGCTCAAGTGGATCCAGGCAGACTGAATCATGAAGAGAAATTAGCATTCTGGATCAATGTACACAATGCACTAGTAATGCAT GCGTTTATAGTATACGGGGTGCCACGAGGAAGCCTAAAGAGGATCTCCCTAGTCCTCAAG GCTGCATACGACATTGGAGGCCACACGATAAGCGTTGACACCATACAAAGCTCGATTCTGAGGTGCAGACTGCCTCGTCCAACTCAG TGGCTGCAAGCGTTGTTTTTCCCCAAGGCGAAGTTTAAGGCAAGGGATCCGCGTAAATCATATGCATTGAAGCATCAAGAGGCGCGGCTGCACTTCGCCCTGTGCTCAGGATGCCGGTCAGATCCAATA GTTCGCCTGTACACAGCGAAGAGTGTGCACCAAGAGCTAGAGATGGCTAAAGAAGAGTACATCCAAATGAACATAAAGGTGCACAAAGAGCAGAAGAGATTGGTTGTGCCAAAGAATGTGGAGTATTACATAAAGGAGATGGGGTTGTCTCCATTAGGAATTGCAGAAATGCTTGAGCATTCAATGCCTCATCAGCAAAGAGGAAAGGTGTGGCGAAAAGTCGATTATGCCCCCCACGACTTCGCCTTCCATTTCGTGCTCTGTGACGAGCTCCTCAGATGA
- the LOC121806344 gene encoding uncharacterized protein LOC121806344 isoform X2, producing the protein MEVVYLEKYLLSMYRTSFSKRLSPLPKTDAQVGKTSLESVSEDSVIPSNASDPLADTGIYRSHSSLSHSAASFRASPPYGATAEALDSYHSLPLSMLEHTSEDANEAEEPRCGFRETPNWISEEMIRCISTIYSHLCDPPLYAQGEESTSGQHTREHSGSFYAMVQVCSIARELNSVQDLLHKYRCIISKLAQVDPGRLNHEEKLAFWINVHNALVMHAFIVYGVPRGSLKRISLVLKAAYDIGGHTISVDTIQSSILRCRLPRPTQWLQALFFPKAKFKARDPRKSYALKHQEARLHFALCSGCRSDPIVRLYTAKSVHQELEMAKEEYIQMNIKVHKEQKRLVVPKNVEYYIKEMGLSPLGIAEMLEHSMPHQQRGKVWRKVDYAPHDFAFHFVLCDELLR; encoded by the exons ATGGAGGTTGTGTATCTGGAGAAGTATCTTCTGTCAATGTACAGAACAAGCTTCTCCAAAAGGCTCTCTCCTTTGCCTAAAACTGATGCTCAAGTTGGCAAGACTAGTTTAGAATCAGTGAGTGAGGATTCTGTGATTCCCTCCAATGCCTCAGACCCGTTGGCAGACACTGGTATATACCGCAGCCACTCGTCCCTCTCTCACTCGGCTGCCTCCTTCAGGGCTTCGCCTCCTTATGGAGCTACCGCCGAAGCCCTAGACTCCTACCATTCTCTCCCCTTATCCATGCTTGAG CACACGTCCGAAGACGCTAATGAAGCAGAGGAGCCTCGTTGTGGCTTCCGGGAAACCCCCAACTGGATATCTGAGGAGATGATCAGATGCATCTCAACCATCTATTCTCATCTGTGTGATCCTCCTCTCTATGCACAAGGCGAAGAGAGCACATCGGGGCAGCACACAAGAGAACATTCTGGATCATTCTACGCAATGGTCCAAGTGTGCAGCATTGCAAGGGAGCTGAATTCTGTTCAAGACCTGCTGCACAAGTACAG GTGTATCATTTCTAAACTGGCTCAAGTGGATCCAGGCAGACTGAATCATGAAGAGAAATTAGCATTCTGGATCAATGTACACAATGCACTAGTAATGCAT GCGTTTATAGTATACGGGGTGCCACGAGGAAGCCTAAAGAGGATCTCCCTAGTCCTCAAG GCTGCATACGACATTGGAGGCCACACGATAAGCGTTGACACCATACAAAGCTCGATTCTGAGGTGCAGACTGCCTCGTCCAACTCAG TGGCTGCAAGCGTTGTTTTTCCCCAAGGCGAAGTTTAAGGCAAGGGATCCGCGTAAATCATATGCATTGAAGCATCAAGAGGCGCGGCTGCACTTCGCCCTGTGCTCAGGATGCCGGTCAGATCCAATA GTTCGCCTGTACACAGCGAAGAGTGTGCACCAAGAGCTAGAGATGGCTAAAGAAGAGTACATCCAAATGAACATAAAGGTGCACAAAGAGCAGAAGAGATTGGTTGTGCCAAAGAATGTGGAGTATTACATAAAGGAGATGGGGTTGTCTCCATTAGGAATTGCAGAAATGCTTGAGCATTCAATGCCTCATCAGCAAAGAGGAAAGGTGTGGCGAAAAGTCGATTATGCCCCCCACGACTTCGCCTTCCATTTCGTGCTCTGTGACGAGCTCCTCAGATGA